The proteins below come from a single Gossypium raimondii isolate GPD5lz chromosome 2, ASM2569854v1, whole genome shotgun sequence genomic window:
- the LOC105787789 gene encoding linamarin synthase 2-like, with protein sequence MASVETSKPHAVCIPYPSQGHVSPMMQLAKLLQSRGFFITFVNTEFNHRRLIRSKGADFVKGLPDFRFETIPDGLPSSDRDATQDVRALCDSTRKNCLAPFLELLAKLNSSSHVPSVTCIVSDGVMSFAIKAAQVFGIPEVQFWTASACSFMGYLQFSELLKRGIIPFQNETFLSDGTLDKPIDWVPEMSNFQLRDLPSFIRANNPNDIMFDFMGSEAQNCLKAPAIIFNTFDEFEHEVLKAIAAKFPGIYTIGPLHLLTRHMPDCPSKSINSSLWKEDTSCIEWLNKREPSSIVYVSYGTVTVMSEKHLKEFAWGLANSKHPFLWIVRPDIVMGDSAILHEEFLEEIKDRALITSWCNQYEVLSHPSVGVFLTHCGWNSILEAISGGVPLICWPFFADQQTNCRYACTHWGIGMEVDHDVKRENIEFLVKEMMEGEEGKKMKEKALEWKKKAEEATDVEGLSYCNFDRFVKEALKHG encoded by the exons ATGGCTTCAGTTGAAACCAGTAAACCCCACGCTGTATGCATTCCATATCCATCACAAGGCCATGTTAGCCCCATGATGCAACTGGCTAAGCTCTTGCAGTCAAGAGGCTTCTTCATAACCTTTGTTAACACTGAGTTCAACCATAGGCGTTTGATCAGGTCCAAAGGGGCAGACTTCGTTAAGGGTCTGCCTGATTTCCGGTTCGAAACGATTCCAGATGGGCTGCCATCGTCCGACCGTGATGCAACGCAGGATGTTCGAGCTCTATGTGATTCGACACGAAAGAATTGCTTAGCGCCGTTTTTAGAGCTACTAGCTAAGTTAAACTCCTCCTCCCATGTGCCCTCTGTTACTTGCATAGTCTCTGATGGAGTTATGAGCTTTGCTATTAAGGCTGCTCAAGTATTTGGCATACCAGAAGTTCAGTTTTGGACTGCCTCGGCCTGTAGTTTCATGGGATATCTTCAATTCAGTGAACTGCTTAAACGAGGAATTATTCCATTCCAGA ATGAAACTTTTCTCAGTGATGGAACTCTTGATAAACCTATTGATTGGGTCCCTGAAATGAGCAACTTTCAACTAAGAGATCTCCCCAGCTTTATTAGAGCCAACAATCCAAATGATATTATGTTTGACTTCATGGGCTCTGAAGCACAAAATTGCCTAAAAGCTCCAGCAATCATCTTCAACACATTCGATGAATTCGAACATGAAGTATTAAAAGCAATCGCTGCTAAATTCCCTGGAATTTATACAATAGGACCACTTCATTTGCTTACCAGGCACATGCCTGACTGTCCATCCAAGTCAATAAACTCAAGCCTATGGAAAGAAGATACAAGCTGCATTGAATGGCTTAACAAAAGGGAACCCAGTTCAATTGTGTACGTGAGCTATGGAACCGTGACTGTCATGTCGGAGAAGCATCTGAAAGAATTTGCATGGGGGCTGGCTAATTCTAAGCACCCATTTTTGTGGATCGTTAGACCAGATATCGTGATGGGTGATTCTGCAATTCTGCATGAAGAATTTCTCGAGGAGATTAAGGATAGAGCGCTGATAACAAGCTGGTGTAATCAATATGAGGTTCTTTCCCATCCTTCAGTTGGAGTTTTTTTGACACATTGTGGGTGGAATTCTATCTTGGAAGCCATATCTGGAGGTGTCCCTTTAATTTGTTGGCCATTTTTTGCTGATCAACAAACCAATTGTCGGTATGCTTGCACTCATTGGGGCATTGGCATGGAAGTGGATCATGATGTGAAGCGAGAGAACATTGAGTTTTTAGTCAAGGAAATGATGGAAGgagaagaaggaaagaaaatgaaagagaaggCATTGGAGTGGAAGAAGAAAGCAGAAGAAGCCACCGATGTTGAGGGATTATCTTACTGTAATTTTGATAGATTTGTTAAGGAAGCTCTCAAACATGGTTAA